The following proteins come from a genomic window of Anaerobutyricum hallii:
- a CDS encoding GH25 family lysozyme: protein MSKYYPDISHYHPVRNWDTVKRSCPFLIMKATQGISYIDKTLYTNIKECEKRGIPYWLYAFLNRGKEVDQTRFLVEVCRERIEKHFVGYVLDVESGNAEADIEKSLDFLKRQRHKMMLYTMYSEYEMYKQVIYRRPRNCAWWEARYGLNNGKYNPRYDVHKGADLQQFTSNGFCPGISGRVDLNRITDQGKSERWFRNSGKRN, encoded by the coding sequence ATGAGTAAATATTATCCAGATATCAGTCATTATCACCCAGTACGAAACTGGGATACTGTTAAAAGAAGCTGTCCCTTTCTTATTATGAAAGCGACACAGGGGATTTCCTATATCGATAAAACATTATACACTAATATAAAAGAATGTGAAAAAAGAGGAATTCCATATTGGTTGTATGCATTTCTAAACCGAGGAAAAGAAGTTGACCAAACCAGATTTTTAGTCGAGGTCTGTAGAGAACGAATAGAAAAACATTTTGTAGGGTATGTGCTTGATGTGGAATCAGGCAATGCAGAAGCAGATATAGAAAAATCTCTCGATTTTTTAAAGAGACAACGACATAAAATGATGCTTTATACGATGTACTCAGAGTACGAAATGTATAAACAAGTAATTTACAGACGACCAAGGAATTGTGCGTGGTGGGAAGCTCGTTATGGATTAAATAATGGAAAATATAATCCTCGCTACGATGTTCATAAGGGAGCAGACCTTCAGCAATTTACGTCTAATGGATTTTGTCCGGGAATATCCGGAAGAGTTGATTTAAATCGGATTACAGACCAGGGAAAGAGTGAAAGATGGTTTCGGAATTCTGGAAAACGTAATTAA
- a CDS encoding FGGY-family carbohydrate kinase — MSKYFMGVDAGTHGVRVGITDDHGQFIAMHEVEHPTEYPVPGRAEQNAEHWWVGLKEALRDCLNEITEEQRKNIVSGCVCATSSTVVPVNEDINPLSPAILWMDNRAVDQADRINATKHPVLKYCGDADSPEWMIPKVLWIKENQKDIYNRSYKIIEQLDYLNYKLCGVLSSSICQATCKWNYVESEGGYQKDFMEAIGLEDYEEKMVTRVDKIGTYLGKISPEFAREFDLNPDMIIVQGGVDAHMAMFGLNVIVPNKIGVIMGTSFVHLCLAEEKKEYKGIWGPYDGAVIDKLWLLEGGQISAASVLDWYQNNFYQGDSYETIIRQAEEIPIGCDGLVALDFFQGNRTPYKTARAKGVYYGLKLTHTKAHLYRALLEAVAFGTANIIKNFDDQGYPVNTLIGCGGVTKNRLWMQIISDVTGKPIIVNKELQAGVLGCGVVAAASALYEGDFQKAADEMVHTDVKIEPNMENHKKYEKIFTKYLKLYENLAEMMEMDN; from the coding sequence ATGAGTAAATATTTTATGGGTGTAGATGCGGGAACACACGGTGTTCGTGTAGGAATTACAGATGATCATGGACAATTTATTGCAATGCACGAAGTAGAACATCCAACCGAATATCCAGTTCCCGGACGTGCAGAACAGAATGCTGAGCATTGGTGGGTTGGTTTGAAAGAAGCATTAAGAGATTGTTTAAATGAAATTACAGAAGAGCAGAGAAAAAATATAGTTTCAGGTTGTGTATGTGCCACTTCATCTACAGTTGTACCTGTAAATGAAGATATCAATCCGCTTTCTCCTGCCATTTTATGGATGGATAATCGTGCGGTAGATCAAGCAGATCGTATAAATGCAACGAAGCATCCTGTATTAAAATATTGTGGTGATGCAGATTCTCCAGAATGGATGATTCCTAAAGTATTATGGATTAAAGAAAATCAGAAAGATATTTATAATAGAAGTTATAAAATTATTGAACAGCTTGACTACCTTAATTATAAACTATGTGGTGTATTAAGTTCTTCTATATGTCAGGCAACCTGTAAATGGAATTATGTGGAATCCGAAGGTGGTTATCAAAAAGACTTCATGGAAGCAATTGGATTAGAGGATTATGAAGAAAAAATGGTAACACGAGTAGACAAGATTGGAACCTACCTTGGAAAAATCTCTCCAGAATTTGCAAGAGAATTTGATTTGAACCCAGATATGATTATTGTTCAAGGTGGAGTAGATGCACATATGGCAATGTTTGGATTAAATGTTATTGTTCCAAATAAAATAGGTGTTATTATGGGAACGAGTTTTGTACATCTTTGTCTTGCTGAAGAAAAAAAAGAGTATAAAGGAATATGGGGTCCATATGATGGAGCAGTTATTGACAAGTTATGGCTCTTGGAAGGTGGACAAATTTCTGCTGCTTCTGTACTTGACTGGTATCAGAATAATTTCTATCAAGGAGATAGTTATGAAACAATTATTCGCCAGGCAGAAGAAATTCCTATAGGATGTGATGGTTTAGTAGCATTAGATTTCTTTCAGGGAAATCGTACTCCATATAAAACGGCAAGAGCAAAAGGTGTTTATTATGGATTAAAATTAACACATACAAAAGCCCATTTATATCGTGCATTATTGGAAGCAGTCGCATTTGGAACAGCAAATATTATTAAAAACTTTGATGATCAAGGTTATCCAGTAAATACCTTGATCGGATGCGGCGGTGTTACAAAAAATCGTTTATGGATGCAGATTATTTCTGATGTAACAGGTAAACCGATTATTGTAAATAAAGAATTGCAGGCAGGAGTTCTTGGATGTGGAGTTGTAGCTGCTGCAAGCGCTTTATATGAGGGTGATTTTCAAAAAGCAGCAGATGAAATGGTGCATACAGATGTAAAGATTGAACCAAACATGGAAAATCATAAAAAATATGAGAAGATTTTTACCAAGTATTTAAAATTATACGAAAATCTTGCAGAAATGATGGAAATGGATAATTAA
- a CDS encoding galactitol-1-phosphate 5-dehydrogenase: MKAVRMYAPRDLRVEEVDIPSYASDECLIKVMAVGVCGSDIPRVNQYGAHVSPIIVGHEFGGQIVETGADVTKFKVGDKVTCPPLIPCFKCKYCEIGEYSLCEDYDYYGSRRDGAFAQYIAVKEGNLLKVDDKVSYEDAATTDPCANALHSMMIGEFKPGDSVCVYGAGPIGLFAVQYAKIKGASKIIAVDVWEEKLEMAKKNGADVVINSMKEDAVAKVMEATGGNGADIVIDYSGAPICQKAAINSAAKLGKVVFLGISHQGLELSEKEVDKILRRELSIKGSWNSFGKPFPGSDWTGAVDLYENHGMTAKDIISHRLSLDEAPAMFEKIATEKFFFSKIMFYPNGQE; the protein is encoded by the coding sequence ATGAAAGCAGTAAGAATGTATGCACCAAGAGATTTAAGAGTAGAAGAAGTAGATATTCCGTCTTATGCATCAGATGAATGCCTGATCAAGGTGATGGCTGTTGGTGTCTGTGGTTCTGATATTCCTAGAGTGAACCAATATGGAGCACATGTTTCTCCGATTATTGTAGGGCATGAATTTGGAGGACAGATTGTTGAAACAGGTGCTGATGTAACCAAATTTAAAGTAGGGGATAAAGTAACCTGTCCACCGCTGATTCCATGTTTCAAATGTAAATATTGTGAGATAGGAGAATATTCTCTTTGTGAAGACTATGATTATTATGGTTCAAGAAGAGATGGTGCATTTGCTCAATATATCGCAGTAAAGGAAGGAAATCTTCTGAAAGTAGATGATAAAGTCTCTTATGAAGATGCAGCTACAACAGATCCTTGTGCCAATGCATTACATAGCATGATGATTGGTGAATTTAAACCAGGCGATTCTGTTTGTGTTTACGGTGCAGGTCCAATTGGGCTTTTTGCAGTTCAGTATGCAAAGATCAAAGGCGCTTCAAAGATTATCGCTGTTGATGTCTGGGAAGAAAAGTTAGAGATGGCGAAGAAGAACGGAGCCGATGTTGTTATTAATTCAATGAAAGAAGATGCGGTCGCAAAAGTTATGGAAGCAACGGGTGGTAATGGAGCAGATATCGTTATTGATTATTCCGGTGCACCGATTTGTCAGAAGGCTGCAATTAATTCCGCAGCAAAACTTGGCAAGGTTGTATTTTTAGGAATTTCCCATCAGGGATTAGAACTATCCGAAAAAGAAGTAGATAAGATTTTACGAAGAGAACTTTCCATTAAAGGTTCCTGGAATTCCTTTGGAAAACCATTCCCAGGAAGTGATTGGACGGGTGCGGTAGATTTATATGAAAATCATGGAATGACAGCAAAAGATATCATTAGCCACCGTTTATCTTTAGATGAAGCACCAGCAATGTTTGAAAAGATTGCCACAGAGAAGTTCTTCTTTAGCAAAATTATGTTTTATCCAAATGGACAGGAGTAA
- the deoC gene encoding deoxyribose-phosphate aldolase — protein MTKQEILRHIDHTQLKAFCTWEDIKKLCDEAIEYNTASVCIPPSYIERIKETYGDKINICTVIGFPLGYNTTETKVFEVKDAIAKGCNEVDMVINIGDVKNGHFDKVETEIRTLKEAAGDKVLKVIVETCYLTEEEKIKLCQCVTNAKADYIKTSTGFGTDGATIEDIRLFSKNIGPNVKMKAAGGVKSREDLEMFLDAGCDRIGTSSAVKMLETE, from the coding sequence ATGACAAAACAGGAAATCTTAAGACATATTGATCACACGCAGTTAAAGGCATTTTGTACATGGGAAGATATTAAAAAACTTTGTGATGAAGCAATTGAGTATAATACCGCTTCTGTATGTATTCCACCATCTTATATTGAGAGAATCAAGGAAACTTATGGCGATAAAATTAATATTTGTACTGTAATTGGATTCCCGCTTGGCTATAATACCACAGAAACAAAGGTATTTGAAGTAAAAGATGCCATTGCAAAGGGTTGCAATGAAGTGGATATGGTTATTAATATCGGGGACGTAAAAAATGGACATTTTGATAAAGTAGAAACAGAAATTAGGACATTAAAAGAGGCCGCCGGTGATAAAGTTCTGAAAGTAATTGTGGAAACCTGCTATCTTACTGAAGAAGAAAAGATTAAATTATGCCAATGTGTTACAAATGCAAAAGCAGACTATATTAAGACTTCTACAGGCTTTGGAACAGATGGTGCAACAATTGAGGATATTCGTCTGTTTTCTAAGAACATTGGTCCTAATGTAAAAATGAAAGCGGCCGGAGGAGTAAAGAGTCGAGAAGATTTAGAAATGTTTCTGGATGCAGGATGTGATCGAATTGGAACAAGTTCTGCAGTAAAAATGTTAGAAACAGAGTAG
- a CDS encoding HAD-IIA family hydrolase: protein MESLRAKKGFICDMDGVIYHGNQLLPGVKEFVEWLQKEEKQFLFLTNASSRSPKELQNKLYRMGLEIGEEHFYTSALATAKFLQSQAPGCSAYVIGDHGLYNALYDAGITINDVDPDYVVVGETVTYGYEHIITAMNLVNKGARLIATNTDITGPIEGGIAPACRAFVAPIEATTGKKAYYVGKPNPLMMRTGLQILGVHSSEAVMIGDRMDTDIIAGIETGLDTALVLSGVSTRATIKEFPYRPRLILNGVGDIAI, encoded by the coding sequence ATGGAAAGTTTAAGAGCAAAAAAAGGCTTTATCTGCGATATGGATGGTGTAATTTATCATGGAAATCAACTTCTTCCGGGTGTAAAAGAGTTTGTTGAATGGTTACAAAAAGAGGAAAAACAATTTCTTTTTCTTACAAATGCAAGCAGTCGCTCGCCCAAAGAATTACAGAATAAATTATATCGTATGGGATTGGAAATTGGAGAGGAACATTTTTACACAAGTGCATTAGCTACAGCGAAGTTTTTACAATCTCAGGCTCCGGGCTGCAGCGCTTATGTGATTGGAGATCATGGACTTTATAATGCTTTATATGATGCCGGAATTACAATTAATGATGTGGATCCGGATTATGTTGTTGTAGGAGAAACTGTAACTTATGGTTATGAACATATTATTACTGCCATGAATCTTGTAAATAAAGGTGCCCGATTAATTGCAACAAATACTGACATTACTGGTCCTATTGAGGGTGGTATCGCACCTGCCTGTCGTGCTTTTGTTGCACCGATTGAAGCAACTACAGGAAAAAAGGCTTATTATGTCGGTAAACCGAATCCATTAATGATGCGTACGGGTTTACAAATTTTAGGTGTGCACTCTTCGGAGGCAGTAATGATTGGTGATAGAATGGATACAGATATTATTGCTGGTATTGAAACTGGTCTTGATACTGCTTTAGTACTTTCAGGAGTATCCACAAGAGCAACTATCAAAGAATTTCCATATCGCCCAAGACTTATTTTAAATGGGGTAGGAGATATTGCGATCTAA
- the fliB gene encoding flagellin lysine-N-methylase, which produces MKYLKPHFYDKFICTAGDCPDTCCAGWQIMIDEESLERYGKEAGEFGRHLRNSIDWEKECFYQNNRRCAFLNEESLCDLYKALGPDALCDTCKSYPRHTEEYEGLRELSLSLSCPEAAKIILSCKEPVRFLEEETDEEDDFEEFDFMMFSQLEDTRDVLFSILQDRSISLTLRMEVCEQLAESYQICMEEQREFDIDNLLRECKRYQKEGHLQEFVLKCLAGKGVNAASLHQWERQKEELQILRHLERLRPEWNQVLDGADKWLYKTTKENYHHICNEFHEMYGLLSIHKEEWKNIGEQLLMFFVYTYFCGAVYDDMVCSKMELALFSARWIQEFLIVRWLENGKKLFMKDVEEISWRYAREVEHSDENLNTLEDWLFEKYAPKGCINTDGCDIL; this is translated from the coding sequence ATGAAATATTTAAAACCACATTTTTATGACAAGTTTATCTGCACAGCAGGAGATTGCCCAGATACCTGCTGTGCAGGATGGCAGATTATGATCGATGAAGAATCTTTGGAACGTTACGGAAAAGAGGCAGGCGAATTTGGAAGACATCTGCGTAATTCAATTGATTGGGAAAAGGAGTGCTTTTATCAGAATAACCGTCGGTGTGCGTTTTTAAATGAGGAAAGTTTGTGTGATCTTTATAAAGCATTAGGACCCGATGCGCTCTGTGATACCTGTAAATCCTATCCAAGACATACGGAAGAATATGAAGGGCTTAGAGAATTATCCTTATCACTTTCTTGTCCAGAAGCAGCAAAAATCATTTTGTCCTGTAAAGAACCTGTTCGATTTCTAGAAGAAGAAACAGATGAGGAAGACGATTTTGAAGAGTTTGATTTTATGATGTTTTCCCAGTTAGAAGATACTAGAGATGTTCTGTTTTCTATTTTGCAAGATCGTTCTATTTCATTGACGCTCCGTATGGAAGTTTGTGAACAGCTGGCAGAAAGTTACCAAATCTGTATGGAGGAACAGCGAGAATTTGATATTGATAATCTTTTGCGAGAATGTAAGCGTTATCAGAAAGAAGGTCATTTGCAGGAATTCGTATTGAAATGCCTTGCAGGAAAGGGGGTTAATGCCGCATCTCTTCATCAATGGGAACGGCAAAAAGAAGAATTACAGATTCTTCGGCATCTGGAACGCCTGCGTCCGGAATGGAATCAAGTGCTTGATGGGGCTGATAAATGGCTTTATAAGACAACGAAAGAGAATTATCATCACATTTGTAATGAATTTCACGAAATGTATGGTTTGTTGAGTATTCATAAAGAAGAGTGGAAAAATATAGGCGAACAATTGCTGATGTTCTTTGTTTATACATATTTTTGCGGAGCTGTTTACGACGATATGGTTTGTTCTAAAATGGAACTGGCATTATTTTCCGCTCGCTGGATTCAGGAATTTTTAATCGTTCGTTGGTTAGAGAATGGAAAAAAACTTTTCATGAAAGATGTGGAAGAAATTTCCTGGCGATATGCGCGAGAGGTTGAACATTCAGATGAAAACTTAAATACATTAGAAGACTGGCTGTTTGAAAAATATGCACCAAAAGGCTGTATAAATACAGATGGCTGTGATATATTGTAA
- a CDS encoding zinc ribbon domain-containing protein: MICKNCGAQTEGNFCNNCGAPLPKEVAGNNESMDAEYKVYNEEDAQKENQQQKNVKVTIKNKRGGSSRNTRTTQTKRKRRSALSAGGDAVSSAASTAGTVVGKSVKTAGNLLFTGLHWLCALLMLGIVLQIFRNVFNYTSIGAIMELPSSRDINSIIFVGGSAFFILFGIIEALWILGSKKVMDMGVLRNIDTGRGIFAFGLFLIITILAPFIDGFLSLGYNGIEGEGGRWILDAFTGSKTILTFAAAGLILSFVRKMRGSIRGMIA; encoded by the coding sequence ATGATTTGTAAGAATTGTGGCGCACAGACAGAGGGAAACTTCTGCAATAACTGTGGAGCTCCACTTCCGAAAGAAGTAGCAGGTAATAATGAATCTATGGATGCAGAATATAAAGTATATAATGAAGAAGATGCGCAAAAGGAGAATCAGCAGCAGAAGAATGTAAAAGTTACAATTAAAAATAAAAGAGGAGGTTCTTCAAGAAATACAAGAACCACTCAGACAAAAAGAAAGCGCCGCTCCGCTTTAAGTGCTGGTGGAGATGCTGTATCAAGCGCGGCTTCTACAGCCGGAACTGTTGTAGGAAAGAGTGTAAAAACAGCCGGAAATCTGCTTTTTACAGGACTTCATTGGCTCTGTGCACTTCTGATGCTTGGAATTGTACTGCAGATTTTTAGAAATGTCTTCAATTATACAAGCATAGGCGCAATTATGGAACTTCCTTCCTCAAGAGACATTAATAGTATTATATTTGTTGGAGGCAGTGCCTTTTTCATTCTTTTTGGAATTATAGAAGCCTTATGGATTTTAGGTTCTAAAAAAGTAATGGATATGGGTGTTCTTAGAAATATTGACACCGGAAGAGGCATTTTTGCCTTCGGATTATTTCTAATTATTACGATACTTGCCCCATTTATTGATGGCTTTCTTTCTCTTGGATATAACGGTATAGAAGGTGAGGGTGGAAGATGGATCTTAGATGCTTTTACAGGAAGTAAGACGATACTTACTTTTGCGGCAGCCGGATTAATCCTTTCCTTTGTTCGAAAGATGAGGGGAAGCATCAGAGGAATGATCGCATAG
- a CDS encoding sugar-binding transcriptional regulator, with the protein MDTNKSYQIIRVAKKYYELHMGQLEIAQEEGVSKSTISRMLQKAVDLGYVKVTIDAPIESVKEMEDKLKNIFHLKEIFVSPNLVDDEEINLRDTCRALANNLDHYIEDHTVVAVSWGKTLNCLAKQIQPLKAKDIKVVQLNGGVAKSASSTGASQIVDALTMAGHGIGYMFPVPAIVDSKLTSDILQEETQVKNVLTLAKKAEVSIFSIGALSKDSILYEVGYLKDEDFLALEEKEAVGDIASRFFDINGAIALNELNDRVVGFRLEELKEKEWAIAIAVGINKINALIGALRGGFMNVLYTDEKTARELLNRCG; encoded by the coding sequence ATGGATACAAATAAATCATATCAAATTATAAGAGTAGCAAAAAAATATTACGAATTACATATGGGACAGTTAGAAATCGCTCAAGAAGAAGGGGTTTCTAAGTCCACCATAAGTCGTATGCTTCAAAAAGCAGTAGATCTTGGATATGTGAAAGTAACAATTGATGCACCAATAGAATCCGTAAAAGAAATGGAAGATAAGTTGAAGAATATTTTTCATTTAAAAGAAATTTTTGTAAGTCCTAATCTGGTAGATGATGAGGAAATTAATCTAAGAGATACCTGTAGGGCATTAGCAAATAACCTTGATCATTATATTGAGGATCATACTGTTGTTGCTGTCTCCTGGGGAAAGACTTTGAATTGCCTTGCAAAACAAATACAGCCACTAAAAGCAAAAGATATCAAAGTAGTTCAATTAAACGGTGGTGTTGCAAAGTCTGCAAGTAGTACGGGTGCTTCTCAAATCGTAGATGCTCTTACGATGGCCGGACATGGAATCGGTTATATGTTTCCAGTTCCAGCTATTGTAGATTCAAAACTTACTTCTGATATACTACAGGAAGAAACCCAGGTTAAAAATGTACTTACGTTAGCAAAAAAAGCAGAAGTTTCTATCTTCAGTATTGGAGCATTATCGAAAGATTCTATTTTATATGAAGTAGGCTACTTAAAAGATGAAGACTTCTTAGCACTTGAAGAAAAAGAAGCGGTTGGAGATATTGCATCAAGATTTTTTGATATAAATGGTGCAATTGCCCTTAATGAATTAAATGATAGAGTTGTTGGTTTCAGATTAGAGGAATTAAAAGAAAAGGAGTGGGCAATTGCAATTGCTGTTGGAATCAATAAAATAAACGCATTGATAGGTGCCCTCCGTGGAGGATTTATGAATGTTCTTTATACAGATGAAAAAACTGCAAGAGAGTTATTAAATCGTTGTGGCTAA
- a CDS encoding ammonium transporter: MNTGDTAFMMICAALVFFMTPGLAFFYGGLVRRKNVCNTIMACIAIMGLSVVMWTLFGYSLAFGGNHAGIIGDFRWFGLNNVGMSAGPYADSIPHLVFCAFQMMFAMITPALITGSLVGRMKFKALFLFVAIWSVIVYYPMAHMVWGEGGFLAAIGSVDFAGGDVVHISSGVSALVLAIILGRRRGYEHTTYRIHNIPSVVLGATLLWFGWFGFNAGSALKADGLAAHAFMTSAISAAAALLSWMFIDVVKNKKTTLVGASTGLVVGLVAITPGAGFVPIWASFIIGALVSPICYFGVGFIKKKLKIDDALDAFGCHGIGGIWGGIATGIFTKSSINPVAKWDGLIYGDYHLFAAQIIGIIFTIAVAVVGTLICVAIVRIFTPLRVSVREEQVGLDISEHGESAYPSFNGLDQ; the protein is encoded by the coding sequence ATGAATACAGGAGATACAGCTTTTATGATGATATGTGCAGCGCTTGTCTTTTTTATGACACCGGGGCTTGCATTCTTTTATGGTGGTTTAGTTCGAAGAAAAAATGTTTGTAATACAATTATGGCATGTATTGCTATTATGGGGCTTTCTGTTGTAATGTGGACGCTTTTTGGTTATTCGTTAGCTTTTGGAGGAAATCATGCAGGAATTATCGGTGATTTCCGCTGGTTTGGTTTAAATAATGTTGGAATGAGCGCAGGACCTTATGCAGATAGTATTCCTCATCTTGTATTTTGTGCATTTCAGATGATGTTTGCTATGATTACCCCGGCTTTGATCACTGGTTCCTTAGTTGGTCGTATGAAATTTAAAGCATTATTTCTTTTTGTAGCAATATGGTCAGTTATTGTCTACTATCCTATGGCACACATGGTGTGGGGCGAGGGAGGATTTCTTGCGGCAATCGGTTCTGTTGACTTTGCCGGCGGAGATGTTGTTCATATCAGTTCAGGAGTAAGTGCCTTAGTACTTGCCATTATTCTCGGAAGAAGACGAGGCTATGAACATACGACTTATCGAATTCACAACATCCCTTCTGTTGTCCTTGGAGCAACGCTCCTTTGGTTTGGCTGGTTTGGTTTTAATGCAGGCAGTGCATTAAAAGCTGACGGACTGGCAGCGCACGCATTTATGACTTCGGCTATTTCTGCAGCAGCAGCTCTTCTGTCCTGGATGTTTATTGATGTAGTAAAAAACAAAAAAACTACATTAGTTGGTGCTTCAACAGGATTAGTTGTAGGACTTGTCGCTATCACACCTGGAGCAGGATTTGTTCCAATATGGGCATCCTTTATTATCGGTGCGTTAGTCAGTCCAATCTGTTACTTTGGTGTAGGATTTATTAAGAAAAAATTAAAGATAGATGATGCGTTAGATGCTTTTGGATGTCATGGTATTGGCGGAATCTGGGGTGGTATTGCAACTGGTATTTTTACTAAGTCTTCCATTAATCCTGTCGCAAAGTGGGATGGTCTGATTTATGGAGATTATCATTTATTTGCTGCACAGATTATCGGAATTATATTTACGATTGCCGTTGCTGTTGTCGGTACATTAATTTGTGTTGCAATTGTCAGAATATTTACTCCATTACGTGTAAGTGTTCGTGAAGAACAGGTTGGTCTTGATATTTCTGAACATGGAGAGAGCGCTTATCCATCCTTTAACGGACTTGACCAGTAA
- a CDS encoding P-II family nitrogen regulator: protein MMIKVEAYVREDKFEDVKAALNAIGVNGLTVSQVMGCGIQRGYKEIVRGMQVDMQMQPKIKFEIVVSSEEWEAKTIEAIEKAAYTGEPGDGKIFTYEVRHAQKIRTKETGYDAIQATE from the coding sequence ATGATGATAAAAGTTGAGGCTTATGTCAGAGAAGATAAATTTGAAGATGTAAAAGCCGCTTTAAATGCGATTGGTGTAAATGGTCTTACTGTATCCCAGGTAATGGGATGTGGTATCCAGCGAGGATATAAAGAAATTGTTCGTGGTATGCAGGTTGATATGCAGATGCAGCCTAAAATTAAGTTTGAAATCGTTGTTTCTTCAGAAGAATGGGAAGCAAAAACGATTGAAGCGATTGAAAAAGCTGCCTATACAGGAGAACCTGGCGATGGTAAGATATTTACGTATGAGGTTCGTCATGCTCAAAAGATTCGTACGAAAGAAACTGGATATGATGCGATTCAGGCAACAGAATAA